From Paraburkholderia sabiae, a single genomic window includes:
- a CDS encoding sugar ABC transporter substrate-binding protein — MNQRIRRRVLSAAVVLTAAAAMPFSSAWAQGAKKPKVALVMKSLANEFFLTMETGAKDYQKHNANQFDLITNGIKDETDTANQIRIVEQMIVSKVDAIVLAPADSKALVPVVKKAVDAGIIVVNIDNRLDPDVLKSKDLNVPFVGPDNAKGAEKVGDYLAKKLKSGDEVGIIEGVSTTTNAQQRTAGFKAAMQKVGAKIDTVQSGEWEIDKGNAIASSMLNAYPNIKALLCGNDNMAIGAVSAVRAAGKQGKVYVVGYDNINAIKPMLKDGRVLATADQYAAKQAVFGIDVALKGISEHKKQADLSGVVETPVDLVTK; from the coding sequence ATGAACCAACGCATTCGCCGCCGGGTATTGAGCGCTGCCGTCGTCCTCACGGCCGCCGCCGCGATGCCGTTTTCGTCGGCCTGGGCTCAGGGCGCGAAGAAACCCAAGGTCGCGCTCGTGATGAAGTCGCTTGCCAACGAGTTCTTCCTCACGATGGAAACGGGCGCGAAGGACTACCAGAAGCACAACGCCAACCAGTTCGACCTGATCACCAACGGCATCAAGGATGAAACCGACACGGCGAACCAGATCCGTATCGTCGAACAGATGATCGTGTCGAAGGTCGACGCCATCGTGCTCGCGCCGGCGGATTCGAAGGCGCTCGTACCCGTCGTCAAGAAGGCCGTGGATGCCGGCATCATCGTCGTGAACATCGACAACCGACTCGACCCCGACGTGCTGAAGTCGAAGGACCTGAACGTGCCGTTCGTCGGCCCGGACAACGCGAAGGGCGCGGAGAAGGTCGGCGACTATCTCGCGAAGAAGCTGAAGTCGGGCGATGAAGTCGGGATCATCGAAGGCGTGTCGACCACGACCAACGCGCAGCAGCGCACGGCCGGCTTCAAGGCTGCGATGCAGAAGGTCGGCGCGAAGATCGACACGGTCCAGTCGGGCGAATGGGAAATCGACAAGGGCAATGCGATTGCGTCGTCGATGCTCAATGCATATCCGAACATCAAGGCGCTTCTGTGCGGCAACGACAACATGGCGATCGGCGCGGTGTCGGCGGTGCGCGCGGCGGGCAAGCAGGGCAAGGTCTACGTCGTCGGCTACGACAACATCAACGCGATCAAGCCGATGCTGAAGGACGGCCGCGTGCTCGCCACGGCTGACCAGTACGCGGCCAAGCAGGCCGTGTTCGGCATCGACGTGGCGCTCAAGGGCATCTCCGAGCACAAGAAGCAGGCAGACCTGTCGGGCGTCGTCGAAACGCCTGTCGATCTCGTCACGAAGTAA
- a CDS encoding sugar ABC transporter ATP-binding protein — MALIDQEADQEAARQALPAVLSVTGIGKTYVEPVLADVSLALHAGEALALTGENGAGKSTLSKIIGGLVDPTTGTMQLEGKPYAPASRTEAEALGIRMVMQELNLLPTLSVAENLFLNRLPRNGFGWIDRRKLREDAREAMAQVGLEAIDPDTLVGELGIGHQQMVEIARNLIGDCRVLILDEPTAMLTAREVDLLFEQIDALKSRGVALVYISHRLEELARVAERIAVLRDGKLVRVDLMSNLTSDQIVTLMVGREIGERIDLGVRNIGTTLLKVEHMSRAPVVHDVSFEVKAGEIFGVSGLIGAGRTELMRLIYGADQKDGGTVSLAATPGAAPSAVQIATPVDAVRHGIALITEDRKGEGLLLPQPIAANVSLGNLRSVARHGVVDARRENALAKKQIDAMRIRTSGPAQPVGELSGGNQQKVVIGRWLARDCKVLLFDEPTRGIDVGAKFDIYGLMGALAREGRALVVVSSDLRELMLICDRIGVMSAGRMTGVFKRDEWTQDALLAAAFAGYRNREALLHTHDDHEGETLS, encoded by the coding sequence ATGGCATTAATCGATCAGGAAGCGGACCAGGAAGCGGCCCGACAGGCATTGCCTGCCGTGCTGTCCGTCACGGGCATCGGCAAGACCTACGTCGAGCCTGTGCTCGCGGACGTCTCGCTGGCGTTGCACGCCGGGGAGGCGCTCGCGCTGACGGGCGAGAACGGCGCGGGCAAGAGCACGCTGTCGAAGATCATCGGCGGGCTGGTCGATCCGACGACGGGCACGATGCAGCTCGAAGGCAAGCCGTACGCGCCCGCGAGCCGCACGGAAGCGGAAGCGCTCGGCATCCGGATGGTGATGCAGGAACTGAACCTGCTGCCGACGCTGTCGGTCGCGGAGAACCTGTTCCTGAACCGGCTCCCGCGCAACGGTTTCGGCTGGATCGACCGCAGGAAGCTGCGCGAGGACGCGCGCGAGGCGATGGCGCAAGTCGGGCTCGAAGCGATCGACCCGGATACGCTCGTCGGTGAACTGGGCATCGGGCATCAGCAGATGGTCGAGATCGCGCGCAATCTGATCGGCGATTGCCGCGTGCTGATTCTCGACGAACCGACGGCAATGCTGACGGCGCGCGAAGTCGACCTGCTGTTCGAGCAGATCGACGCGCTGAAGTCGCGCGGCGTCGCGCTGGTGTACATCTCGCACCGGCTCGAAGAACTGGCGCGCGTGGCCGAGCGGATCGCCGTGCTGCGCGACGGCAAGCTGGTGCGCGTCGACTTGATGTCGAACCTGACGAGCGATCAGATCGTCACGCTGATGGTCGGGCGCGAGATCGGCGAGCGGATCGATCTGGGCGTGCGCAACATCGGCACGACGCTGCTGAAGGTCGAGCACATGAGCCGCGCGCCCGTGGTGCACGACGTGTCGTTCGAGGTGAAGGCGGGCGAGATTTTCGGCGTGAGCGGGCTGATCGGCGCGGGCCGCACGGAACTGATGCGGCTCATTTACGGTGCGGATCAGAAGGACGGCGGCACGGTGTCGCTGGCGGCGACGCCGGGCGCGGCGCCTTCGGCCGTACAGATCGCGACGCCCGTCGACGCCGTGCGGCACGGCATCGCGCTGATCACGGAAGACCGCAAAGGCGAAGGACTGCTGCTGCCGCAGCCGATCGCCGCGAACGTGTCGCTGGGCAATCTGCGCAGCGTCGCGCGGCATGGCGTCGTCGATGCAAGGCGCGAGAATGCGCTGGCGAAAAAGCAGATCGACGCCATGCGCATCCGCACGTCGGGACCGGCGCAACCGGTCGGCGAGCTGTCGGGCGGCAACCAGCAGAAGGTCGTGATCGGCCGGTGGCTGGCGCGCGACTGCAAGGTGCTGCTGTTCGACGAACCGACGCGCGGTATCGATGTGGGCGCGAAGTTCGATATTTATGGATTGATGGGCGCGCTGGCCCGTGAAGGGCGAGCGCTGGTGGTCGTGTCGAGCGACCTGCGCGAACTGATGCTGATCTGCGACCGGATCGGCGTGATGTCGGCGGGACGCATGACGGGTGTGTTCAAACGGGACGAGTGGACGCAGGACGCGCTGCTCGCCGCGGCATTCGCCGGCTATCGCAATCGCGAGGCGCTGCTGCATACCCACGACGACCACGAAGGAGAGACGCTGTCATGA
- a CDS encoding ABC transporter permease: protein MNDQRVTGKDSTAAPTGAATASTADPSAPLASGKPAGTRLGFSNYLGLAGALVAMIALFSVLSSHFLTYDTFITIANQIPDLVVMSVGMTFVLIIAGIDLSVGSVLALGASVVSVAALKWQLGPLAAAALGLVAAALTGTVTGAVTVGWRIPSFIVSLGVLEAARGLAYQMTNSRTAYIGDAFDFLSNPIALGISPAFLIAVAVMIVAQLVLTRTVFGRYLVGIGTNEEAVRLAGVNPKPYKVIVFALMGALSGLAALFQISRLEAADPNAGVGLELQVIAAVVIGGTSLMGGRGSVISTFFGVLIISVLAAGLAQIGANEPTKRIITGAVIVVAVVLDTYRSRRKRS from the coding sequence ATGAACGATCAAAGGGTCACGGGCAAGGACTCGACGGCTGCACCCACGGGCGCGGCCACGGCCAGCACGGCCGATCCGTCGGCGCCGCTCGCGAGCGGCAAGCCGGCGGGCACGCGTCTGGGCTTTTCGAACTATCTCGGCCTCGCGGGCGCGCTGGTCGCGATGATCGCGCTGTTTTCGGTGCTGAGTTCGCACTTCCTGACATACGACACGTTCATCACGATCGCGAACCAGATTCCCGATCTCGTTGTGATGTCGGTGGGGATGACGTTCGTGCTGATCATCGCGGGCATCGACCTGTCGGTGGGCTCGGTGCTGGCGCTGGGCGCGTCCGTCGTGAGCGTTGCTGCGCTGAAGTGGCAGCTCGGGCCGCTCGCGGCGGCAGCGCTGGGTCTTGTCGCGGCGGCGCTGACGGGCACGGTGACGGGCGCGGTGACGGTGGGCTGGCGGATTCCGTCGTTCATCGTGTCGCTCGGCGTGCTCGAAGCGGCGCGCGGCCTCGCGTACCAGATGACGAATTCGCGCACGGCGTATATCGGCGATGCGTTCGACTTCCTGTCCAACCCGATCGCGCTTGGCATTTCGCCGGCGTTCCTGATCGCGGTGGCCGTGATGATCGTCGCGCAACTGGTGCTGACGCGCACGGTGTTCGGCCGCTATCTGGTCGGCATCGGTACGAACGAGGAAGCGGTGCGGCTCGCGGGTGTGAATCCGAAGCCGTACAAGGTGATCGTGTTTGCGCTGATGGGTGCGCTGTCGGGGCTTGCGGCGCTGTTCCAGATCTCGCGCCTGGAAGCGGCCGACCCGAATGCGGGCGTCGGCCTGGAACTGCAGGTGATCGCCGCTGTCGTGATTGGTGGCACGAGCCTGATGGGCGGACGCGGTTCCGTCATCAGCACGTTCTTTGGCGTGTTGATCATTTCGGTGCTGGCGGCGGGCCTCGCGCAGATCGGCGCGAACGAGCCCACCAAACGCATCATCACGGGCGCCGTGATCGTGGTCGCGGTCGTGCTGGACACGTACCGCAGCAGGCGCAAGCGCAGTTGA
- a CDS encoding LacI family DNA-binding transcriptional regulator, producing the protein MATIKDVAAIAGVSFTTVSHVVNNTRPVSADVRSKVELAIRQLNYVPSAVARSLKARSTATIGLVVPNSTNPYFAELARGIEDGCARNGYCVFFCNSDDDPAKQRNYLRVLQEKRIDGLIVASAGDDATLAQTLADSREPLVIVDRNIEGVSADLVQIDHEKGAYLATRHLLQLGHSKIGCITGPIETAVSAMRVHGFIRAMAERGIEIASNGIVESDFSGSGGYRAAAQLFDTVQPTAIFAGNDMMGIGALRAAAERGLRVPQDCSVIGFDDIELGRFTYPALSTVGQSVRALGEMAAQTLIERISGASTGALFRRRVIAPRLILRESTAAFAGARRSAQAA; encoded by the coding sequence ATGGCGACGATCAAGGATGTGGCGGCGATAGCCGGCGTGTCGTTCACGACCGTGTCGCATGTCGTGAACAATACGCGTCCGGTGTCGGCGGATGTGCGCTCGAAGGTCGAGCTGGCGATCCGCCAGCTCAACTACGTGCCGTCCGCTGTCGCGCGGTCGCTGAAGGCGCGTTCGACGGCGACGATCGGGCTCGTCGTGCCCAACAGCACGAACCCGTATTTCGCGGAACTGGCGCGCGGCATCGAAGACGGTTGCGCGCGCAATGGCTACTGCGTGTTCTTCTGCAACTCGGACGACGATCCCGCGAAGCAGCGCAACTATCTGCGCGTGCTGCAGGAAAAGCGTATCGACGGGCTCATCGTGGCCTCCGCTGGCGACGACGCGACGCTCGCGCAGACGCTCGCCGATTCGCGCGAGCCGCTCGTGATCGTCGACCGGAACATCGAAGGGGTGTCGGCCGATCTGGTGCAGATCGACCACGAAAAGGGCGCCTATCTGGCGACGCGGCATCTGCTGCAACTCGGGCATTCGAAGATCGGCTGCATCACGGGTCCGATCGAAACGGCCGTCAGCGCGATGCGCGTGCACGGCTTCATTCGCGCGATGGCCGAGCGCGGCATCGAGATCGCGTCGAACGGGATTGTCGAGAGCGACTTCTCCGGCAGCGGCGGCTACCGCGCGGCGGCGCAGCTGTTCGACACCGTGCAGCCGACGGCGATTTTCGCGGGCAACGACATGATGGGCATCGGCGCGCTGCGCGCTGCCGCCGAGCGCGGCCTGCGCGTGCCGCAGGACTGCTCGGTGATCGGTTTCGACGACATCGAACTGGGACGCTTCACGTATCCGGCGCTGTCGACGGTCGGCCAGTCGGTGCGTGCGCTCGGCGAAATGGCCGCGCAGACGCTGATCGAGCGGATCAGCGGCGCGTCGACGGGCGCGTTGTTCCGGCGCCGTGTGATCGCGCCGCGCCTGATCCTGCGCGAATCGACGGCCGCGTTCGCGGGCGCGCGCCGTTCGGCGCAGGCGGCCTAA
- the rbsK gene encoding ribokinase gives MATNEARGHVTVVGSLNMDLVARAPRLPQPGETLAGHAFAQVAGGKGGNQAVAAARLGAQVTMLGCVGADPNGAQLRAGLEAEGIDCAALETSPAAPTGVALIIVDDGSQNAIVIIAGSNGEVTPETIARHEAALAAAQVVICQLETPPAAVHAALAAARRLGKTVILNPAPATGPLPENWLPLIDYLIPNELEAATLTGLPVTSPQEAQAAARALRRAGARNVIVTLGAQGVVAALGDAEPQHFDAPRVKAVDTTAAGDTFIGGLAAQLAHGAEVADAIRFAQRAASISVTRAGAQPSIPTRAEVIGA, from the coding sequence GTGGCAACGAATGAAGCGCGCGGACACGTGACGGTGGTCGGCAGTCTGAACATGGATCTCGTCGCACGCGCGCCGCGCCTGCCGCAGCCGGGCGAAACGCTGGCGGGCCATGCGTTCGCGCAGGTCGCGGGCGGCAAGGGCGGCAATCAGGCCGTCGCCGCGGCCCGCCTGGGCGCGCAGGTGACGATGCTCGGCTGCGTCGGCGCCGATCCGAACGGCGCGCAGCTGCGCGCGGGCCTCGAAGCGGAAGGCATCGATTGCGCCGCGCTGGAAACGAGCCCGGCCGCGCCGACAGGCGTCGCGCTGATCATCGTCGACGACGGCAGCCAGAACGCCATCGTCATCATCGCGGGCAGCAACGGTGAAGTGACGCCCGAGACCATTGCGCGCCACGAAGCGGCGCTCGCGGCGGCACAAGTCGTGATCTGCCAGCTGGAGACGCCGCCCGCCGCCGTGCACGCCGCGCTCGCCGCCGCGCGCCGCCTCGGCAAGACCGTGATCCTGAATCCAGCGCCCGCTACGGGCCCGCTGCCGGAAAACTGGCTGCCGCTGATCGACTATCTGATTCCCAACGAACTCGAAGCCGCGACGCTGACGGGCCTGCCCGTGACGTCGCCGCAGGAAGCGCAGGCAGCCGCCCGCGCGCTGCGCCGTGCGGGCGCGCGCAACGTGATCGTGACGCTCGGCGCGCAAGGCGTCGTCGCGGCGCTCGGCGACGCCGAGCCGCAGCATTTCGATGCGCCGCGCGTGAAGGCCGTCGATACGACGGCAGCGGGTGACACCTTCATCGGTGGCCTGGCGGCGCAGCTCGCGCACGGCGCCGAAGTCGCCGACGCCATCCGTTTCGCACAACGCGCCGCGTCGATTTCGGTGACGCGCGCCGGCGCGCAGCCGTCCATTCCCACCCGCGCCGAAGTCATCGGCGCCTGA
- a CDS encoding methyl-accepting chemotaxis protein: MNKGITIKARIGLTMAFLAALLVAIALLGLFGLSRSNDSLRDVFTNQMPSAVDIGNAELYAARERLALDRAAFMLGTPEVAATLERARSMRAISDDWWKRYLSTPRGAEEDRLAQDVTAKRDTLHQTMEAFYAIVSANDQSKVIDGAKRLQATYNELSGADDALRKLQFELAKQSFDNAQSTFSTFRVISIVALLAGVIAAFFSYVTLRGAIARPLSDALEHFDAIAAGDLRRPVVATSRDEMGQLIDGIGKMQRSLTETVRTVRSGSESIATATRQIAAGNIDLSSRTEEQASALQQTASSMEELTGTVKQNADNARQASALAANASEIANKGSSVVGQVVGTMGDINQSSAKIADIIAIIEGIAFQTNILALNAAVEAARAGEEGRGFAVVAGEVRSLAQRSSAAAKEIKELIDTSVERVQAGSALVDEAGRTMTEIIGAVQRVTDIMGEIAAASEEQSSGIDQVARAVTQMDEVTTQNAALVEEAAAAASSLEEQAAKLRTTVSVFQVDESASSFSATPAKRPVRHAPVSAPRKVAPSMPAAAPAAAAPAAAPAPARAAAPQKAAATSDADWETF, translated from the coding sequence ATGAACAAGGGCATCACCATCAAGGCACGAATTGGCCTGACGATGGCTTTTCTCGCCGCATTGCTGGTCGCCATCGCGCTGCTCGGGCTGTTTGGCCTGAGCCGCTCCAACGACTCGCTGCGCGACGTGTTCACGAACCAGATGCCGAGCGCCGTCGATATCGGCAATGCCGAGCTGTACGCCGCACGTGAACGTCTCGCCCTCGACCGCGCCGCGTTCATGCTCGGCACGCCCGAAGTTGCCGCGACGCTGGAGCGCGCCCGCTCGATGCGCGCGATCTCGGACGACTGGTGGAAGCGATATCTGTCGACGCCGCGCGGCGCCGAGGAAGATCGCCTGGCGCAAGACGTGACGGCCAAACGCGACACGCTTCATCAAACCATGGAGGCTTTCTACGCAATCGTTAGCGCAAACGATCAATCGAAGGTGATTGACGGCGCGAAGCGTCTCCAGGCGACCTACAACGAGCTGTCCGGCGCCGACGACGCGCTGCGCAAGCTCCAGTTCGAACTGGCCAAGCAGAGCTTCGATAACGCGCAGTCGACCTTCTCGACGTTCCGCGTGATCAGCATCGTCGCGCTGCTGGCGGGCGTAATCGCCGCGTTCTTCTCCTATGTGACGCTGCGCGGCGCGATCGCCCGGCCGCTGTCGGACGCGCTCGAACACTTCGACGCAATCGCCGCCGGCGACCTGCGCCGTCCCGTCGTGGCGACGTCGCGCGATGAAATGGGCCAGCTGATCGACGGTATCGGCAAGATGCAGCGCAGCCTGACGGAAACGGTCCGCACGGTGCGCTCGGGCAGCGAATCGATCGCGACGGCTACGCGCCAGATCGCGGCGGGCAATATCGATCTGTCATCGCGTACGGAAGAGCAGGCGTCCGCGCTGCAGCAGACGGCGTCGAGCATGGAAGAACTGACGGGCACGGTGAAGCAGAACGCCGACAATGCCCGCCAGGCGAGCGCGCTCGCGGCGAACGCGTCGGAGATTGCCAACAAGGGCAGCTCGGTGGTTGGCCAGGTGGTCGGCACGATGGGCGACATCAACCAGAGTTCGGCGAAGATCGCAGACATCATCGCGATCATCGAAGGCATCGCGTTCCAGACCAACATTCTGGCGCTGAACGCAGCCGTCGAAGCGGCGCGCGCAGGCGAAGAAGGCCGCGGCTTCGCGGTCGTCGCGGGCGAAGTGCGCAGCCTCGCGCAGCGTTCGTCGGCAGCGGCGAAGGAAATCAAGGAACTGATCGACACGTCGGTCGAGCGCGTTCAGGCGGGCTCGGCGCTCGTGGACGAAGCGGGTCGCACGATGACGGAAATCATCGGTGCGGTGCAGCGCGTGACGGACATCATGGGCGAGATCGCGGCGGCGTCGGAAGAGCAGAGCAGCGGCATCGATCAGGTTGCGCGCGCCGTCACGCAGATGGACGAAGTGACGACCCAGAATGCGGCGCTGGTCGAAGAAGCGGCAGCGGCGGCGTCCTCGCTGGAAGAGCAGGCAGCCAAGCTGCGTACGACGGTTTCCGTGTTCCAGGTCGACGAATCGGCCAGCAGCTTTTCGGCGACGCCGGCAAAGCGTCCCGTGCGCCACGCACCCGTGTCCGCACCGCGCAAGGTAGCGCCGTCGATGCCGGCCGCAGCGCCGGCAGCGGCAGCGCCCGCCGCGGCACCTGCGCCGGCTCGCGCCGCCGCGCCGCAGAAAGCGGCAGCGACGTCGGATGCCGATTGGGAAACGTTCTGA
- a CDS encoding hydratase produces MTDHDLAQRLVHARRQHRAIDTLPLDSLPPDAATAYAIQQSVITGLGGATGAWKIGAKAPGGPASGAPIPAALTVASPARLEHGSFFRVLLELEVAFRFAEPIEPHGQAYARDEVLARVGSVLPTIEIVDSRFAEWPNVAPLAQLADAQNNGALVTGHAVPYASIARSFDFVSPELELTFEGKSLVPESPGNPAGDPRELLVWFVNHCAAMGITIDPEWTITTGSYVGAHRVDGPGTVYGHIDGLGEVEVELT; encoded by the coding sequence ATGACGGATCACGACCTCGCGCAACGCCTCGTGCATGCGCGCCGCCAGCACCGCGCTATCGACACGCTGCCGCTCGACTCCCTCCCGCCCGATGCCGCCACGGCTTATGCCATCCAGCAGTCGGTGATCACCGGCCTGGGCGGTGCAACGGGCGCCTGGAAAATCGGTGCCAAAGCTCCGGGCGGTCCGGCATCGGGCGCGCCGATTCCGGCTGCGCTGACGGTCGCTTCGCCTGCGCGCCTCGAACATGGTTCGTTTTTTCGCGTGCTGCTGGAGCTGGAAGTGGCGTTCCGCTTTGCCGAACCGATCGAGCCGCATGGTCAGGCCTATGCGCGCGACGAAGTGCTCGCACGCGTCGGTTCGGTGCTGCCGACCATCGAAATCGTCGATAGCCGCTTTGCCGAATGGCCGAACGTCGCGCCGCTCGCGCAACTCGCCGATGCGCAGAACAACGGCGCGCTGGTGACGGGGCATGCCGTGCCGTATGCGTCGATCGCGCGCTCATTCGATTTCGTGTCGCCCGAACTGGAACTGACGTTCGAAGGCAAATCGCTCGTGCCCGAATCGCCGGGCAACCCCGCCGGCGATCCGCGCGAACTGCTGGTGTGGTTCGTCAACCATTGCGCGGCTATGGGTATCACGATCGATCCGGAATGGACCATCACCACGGGCTCGTATGTGGGCGCGCATCGCGTCGATGGACCGGGCACCGTATATGGCCATATCGACGGACTCGGCGAAGTCGAAGTCGAATTGACGTAA
- a CDS encoding PrkA family serine protein kinase produces the protein MDIYSSFATRFEKTREEELSLEEYLALCKENPAAYATAGERMLTAIGEPEQIDTRNDPRTSRIFANKVIKVYPAFREFYGMEDVIEQVVAYFRHAAQGLEEKKQILYLLGPVGGGKSSIAERLKQLMERVPFYSIKGSPVNESPLGLFDYDEDGPILEEQYGIPRRYLKSILSPWAVKRLHEYNGDIRKFRVVRRYPSILRQIGIAKTEPGDENNQDISSLVGKVDIRKLEQYAQDDADAYSYSGGLCLANQGLLEFVEMFKAPIKVLHPLLTATQEGNFKGTEGFGAIPFDGIILAHSNESEWKAFRNNRNNEALLDRIFVVKVPYCLRYSEEMKIYEKLLRNSSLSNAVCAPGTLKMMAQMSVLTRLQEPENSSLFSKMQVYDGENLKDTDPKAKSYQEYRDFAGVDEGMTGVSTRFAFKILSRVFNFDTTEVAANPVHLMYVLEQQIEREQFPPETEQKYLSFIKDVLASRYAEFIGKEIQTAYLESYSEYGQNIFDRYVTYADFWIQDQEFRDHDTGESFDRAALNAELEKIEKPAGISNPKDFRNEIVNFVLRARAANGGKNPAWISYEKLRVVIEKKMFSNTEELLPVISFNAKGSAEEQRKHEDFVNRMVTKGYTPKQVRLLCDWYLRVRKSS, from the coding sequence ATGGATATCTACAGCAGTTTCGCGACCCGCTTCGAGAAAACGCGAGAGGAGGAACTTTCGCTCGAGGAGTATCTCGCGCTCTGCAAAGAAAATCCCGCCGCGTACGCCACCGCTGGCGAACGCATGTTGACGGCAATCGGGGAACCGGAACAGATCGACACGCGCAACGATCCGCGTACCTCGCGTATCTTCGCGAACAAGGTGATCAAGGTATACCCCGCGTTCCGTGAGTTCTACGGAATGGAGGACGTGATCGAGCAGGTGGTGGCCTACTTCAGGCACGCTGCCCAGGGGCTCGAAGAAAAGAAGCAGATTCTCTATCTGTTGGGCCCGGTGGGCGGCGGCAAGTCGTCGATCGCCGAACGGCTCAAGCAACTGATGGAACGCGTGCCGTTCTATTCGATCAAGGGTTCGCCCGTCAACGAGTCGCCCCTCGGGCTGTTCGATTACGACGAGGACGGTCCCATCCTCGAAGAGCAATATGGCATTCCGCGCCGCTACCTGAAGAGCATTTTGAGCCCGTGGGCCGTCAAGCGCCTGCATGAATACAACGGCGATATCCGCAAGTTCCGCGTGGTGCGCCGCTATCCGTCCATCCTCCGGCAGATCGGCATTGCGAAGACCGAGCCTGGCGACGAAAACAATCAGGATATTTCGTCGCTCGTGGGCAAGGTCGATATCCGCAAGCTCGAACAGTACGCCCAGGACGATGCAGACGCATACAGCTACTCGGGCGGTCTTTGCCTCGCCAATCAGGGCCTGCTCGAATTCGTCGAAATGTTCAAGGCGCCGATCAAGGTGCTGCACCCGTTGCTGACGGCAACCCAGGAAGGCAACTTCAAGGGCACGGAAGGCTTCGGCGCGATTCCGTTCGACGGCATCATCCTCGCGCACTCGAACGAGTCGGAATGGAAGGCGTTCCGCAACAACCGCAACAACGAAGCACTGCTCGACCGTATCTTCGTCGTGAAGGTGCCGTACTGCCTGCGCTACTCGGAAGAGATGAAGATCTACGAGAAGCTGCTGCGCAATTCGTCGCTGTCGAACGCGGTCTGCGCGCCCGGCACGCTGAAGATGATGGCGCAGATGTCGGTGCTCACGCGTTTGCAGGAGCCCGAGAATTCCAGCCTCTTTTCGAAGATGCAGGTGTACGACGGCGAGAACCTGAAAGACACCGATCCGAAGGCGAAGTCGTATCAGGAGTATCGCGACTTCGCGGGCGTCGACGAGGGCATGACGGGTGTGTCCACACGCTTCGCGTTCAAGATCCTGTCGCGCGTGTTCAACTTCGACACGACGGAAGTGGCGGCGAACCCGGTGCACCTGATGTACGTGCTCGAACAACAGATCGAGCGCGAACAGTTCCCGCCGGAAACCGAGCAGAAATATCTGTCGTTCATCAAGGACGTGCTCGCGTCGCGTTATGCTGAATTCATCGGCAAGGAGATTCAGACTGCGTATCTGGAGTCGTATTCCGAGTATGGGCAGAACATTTTCGATCGCTATGTGACGTACGCCGACTTCTGGATTCAGGACCAGGAGTTCCGCGATCACGACACAGGCGAGAGCTTCGACCGCGCGGCGCTCAACGCCGAACTGGAGAAGATCGAGAAGCCTGCCGGCATCAGCAATCCGAAGGACTTCCGCAACGAGATCGTGAATTTCGTGCTGCGTGCGCGTGCCGCGAACGGGGGCAAGAATCCCGCGTGGATCAGCTATGAAAAGCTGCGCGTCGTGATCGAAAAGAAAATGTTCTCGAATACGGAAGAACTTCTGCCCGTCATCTCGTTCAATGCCAAAGGATCGGCGGAGGAGCAGCGCAAGCACGAAGACTTCGTCAACCGGATGGTCACCAAGGGCTATACGCCGAAGCAGGTGCGGCTCTTGTGCGACTGGTATCTGCGTGTGCGCAAGTCGTCATGA